AGATCGCCGTCCTCAGCCCCGGTGGCCGCGAAGACGACCAGGTCGGCCCAGGCCCGTACGTCCTCCGCCTCCGGCAGCTCGCCGGCGCCCGGGTCGGTCCGCCACCCGATGAGCACCTGCCCTCGCGCCCCGAGCGCCACGCTCTCCTTGTCGGGCCTGATCCCGGCCGTGCCGCGCGCGTGCAGCTTGGCCATGGCCGCCACGCAGCTCACGGCCAGGCGGTGCAGCGCCTGCCCGCGCAGCGGCCCGCTCTGCTTGACGAACTCCGCCAGCGTCGAACCCTGATCACCCATGTCGCCGACCCCCTTCCGATGCGCCAGGTTGTACGCGGTCGGGGCCGTCCTGGGTTCAACCGTTCCCGGGAGCTTCTACTCTTGCGGCATGGCGACGAACGCGGCGGGGCGCAAGCCGGAGACCCAGCTCGCACTGGTTCGGCGGGCGCGCAAGATGAACCGCATCCTCGCGGAGACCTACCCTGACGCCCACTGCGAGCTCGACTTCCGCAACCCGCTGGAGTTGCTGGTCGCGACCATCCTCTCCGCGCAGTGCACGGACAAACGGGTCAACATGGTCACCCCCATCCTCTTTGCGAAATATCCGACGGTGGACGACTACGCCGCCGCGGACCGGGAGGAGATGGAGGAGATCATCCGCTCCACCGGCTTCTTCCGGGCGAAGACCAACAGCATCATCGGCATGGCGCAGGCCGTCTGCGACCGGTACGGCGGCGAGGTGCCCGGCAAGCTGAAGGACCTGGTCACGCTGCCCGGCGTGGGCCGCAAGACGGCCAACGTGGTGCTGGGCAACGCCTTCGACGTGCCCGGCCTGACCGTCGACACGCACTTCCAGCGCCTCGTGCGCCGCTTCGGCTGGACCGAGGAGACCGACCCCGTCAAGATCGAGCACGTCGTGGCGGAGCTGCTGCCCAAGCGGGAGT
The nucleotide sequence above comes from Nonomuraea gerenzanensis. Encoded proteins:
- the nth gene encoding endonuclease III — encoded protein: MATNAAGRKPETQLALVRRARKMNRILAETYPDAHCELDFRNPLELLVATILSAQCTDKRVNMVTPILFAKYPTVDDYAAADREEMEEIIRSTGFFRAKTNSIIGMAQAVCDRYGGEVPGKLKDLVTLPGVGRKTANVVLGNAFDVPGLTVDTHFQRLVRRFGWTEETDPVKIEHVVAELLPKREWTIFSHRVIWHGRRICHARRPACGVCPLAALCPSYGTGPTGEAEARKLVRSGPFS